A DNA window from Mesotoga sp. BH458_6_3_2_1 contains the following coding sequences:
- a CDS encoding PhoPQ-activated protein PqaA family protein: protein MKIVVISLILIVETVLSALTMDAFLHSDTLPSNLEEGNALIVESPSQGLIKIETMKFDSVTWQNTQWQNHLMIIRPPSVLSTVAVIFIAGDYKYTQEELSIFRLLALQNKAYVAVLFDIPNQPLFGGLREDWLLSYSFSQFIETGDYSWPALLPMVKSTVVSMNLLDDYIKNMGDKIEGFILTGGSKRGWTTWLTAAMDKRVKGIVPIAFDNLNIAEQMQHQLSFWGSFSPSIREYVERGILDDLDNPVKRDLLQYIDPFTYRMDLEVPKLIVVGTNDPYWPIDASKLYVDNLPGYFSMVYAPNAGHGTEIFRVTQAISSMIYHINTGEELPALSCKTVSFEEGARIQPVVKTGDAKLNELRLFTASSPDGDFRKSSFEFEIINENQSIELSFGLPTAYYIEGVFIFGGKELLISTPAVVFGK from the coding sequence ATGAAGATTGTCGTGATTTCTCTTATCCTAATTGTCGAAACCGTACTTTCTGCGCTTACAATGGACGCGTTTCTCCATTCAGATACTCTCCCCTCAAACCTTGAAGAAGGAAATGCATTGATTGTGGAATCGCCATCGCAAGGTCTGATAAAAATCGAGACCATGAAGTTTGATTCAGTTACATGGCAGAATACCCAGTGGCAGAATCATCTGATGATAATAAGACCACCAAGTGTACTATCAACAGTCGCAGTAATATTCATTGCCGGAGATTACAAGTATACTCAGGAAGAGCTCTCCATCTTCAGACTTTTGGCGCTGCAAAACAAAGCATACGTTGCCGTGCTTTTCGATATACCAAATCAGCCACTCTTCGGCGGGTTAAGAGAGGATTGGCTGCTTAGCTACTCCTTCTCACAGTTTATCGAAACAGGGGACTATAGCTGGCCGGCTCTGTTACCAATGGTAAAGTCAACTGTTGTTTCGATGAACCTTCTTGATGACTATATCAAGAACATGGGCGACAAGATTGAAGGATTCATTTTGACTGGCGGATCAAAGCGCGGCTGGACTACATGGCTTACAGCCGCAATGGACAAGCGAGTCAAAGGAATCGTTCCTATCGCCTTTGATAATCTCAATATCGCTGAACAGATGCAACACCAGCTTAGTTTCTGGGGAAGCTTCAGCCCTTCGATAAGAGAATACGTTGAGAGAGGGATACTCGACGATCTTGATAACCCTGTCAAGCGAGATCTCCTTCAATACATAGATCCTTTCACCTACCGCATGGATTTAGAAGTGCCGAAACTCATAGTCGTCGGGACCAACGATCCCTACTGGCCGATAGACGCTTCCAAACTGTATGTGGATAATCTCCCTGGTTACTTCTCGATGGTCTATGCCCCTAACGCCGGGCACGGAACAGAAATCTTCAGAGTAACACAGGCTATCAGTTCAATGATCTACCACATCAATACCGGTGAGGAACTTCCCGCTTTGAGCTGCAAAACCGTTTCTTTCGAAGAAGGAGCGAGAATTCAGCCAGTCGTGAAGACAGGAGATGCCAAGCTGAATGAACTTAGACTTTTCACGGCATCTTCTCCAGACGGAGACTTCAGAAAATCCAGCTTCGAATTCGAAATAATAAATGAAAACCAATCAATAGAACTTTCCTTTGGACTTCCTACCGCCTATTACATCGAGGGTGTCTTCATTTTTGGCGGAAAAGAACTTCTCATTTCCACACCTGCAGTAGTGTTTGGAAAGTGA
- a CDS encoding TldD/PmbA family protein, which translates to MKVEDSRYLNDKRGFLKKLVSSLERDFPYVSVLGTDVGGKQYQVMTTGISVNDSRWSERGFVLRIHDGRGYFEFSFNEMRNQSVEEIVEYVGRKLSAFRNSMNENSLDASAVSMFEEEESELCFNDEVGILPGSLSAGEIIDRLSSFKDRAHELSDEVVNVMALMENVQVSKLFISSRKELSQSYIWSQGYLYVVARRNKRTKYSMKGFSGLKGLEVLDEMEAFVGKVVENARLLLSAERIDPGEYDVICSPDVAGLIAHEAFGHGVEMDMFVKGRAKAVEYLGKHVASELVTMHDGAAGVREVSSYAFDDEGSLAKDTVIIENGILKRGISDLISASVLGTEPTGNGKRESFERKAYARMTNTYFSPGKDDLRDMIESIDYGFLLEDYYSGMEDPKNWGIQCVIAYGREIKKGQFTGRIVSPVMMTGYVPSLLKSISMVSGDFKLSGTGACGKGHKEFAKVSAGGPYIKAKARLG; encoded by the coding sequence ATGAAGGTAGAAGATTCAAGATATCTCAACGATAAACGAGGCTTTTTGAAGAAACTTGTGAGTTCCCTGGAACGCGACTTTCCTTACGTTTCAGTTCTCGGCACGGATGTCGGGGGCAAACAGTACCAGGTGATGACAACTGGGATTAGCGTGAACGATTCGAGGTGGTCCGAAAGAGGGTTCGTACTCAGGATTCATGATGGAAGAGGCTACTTTGAATTCTCGTTTAATGAAATGAGAAATCAATCAGTTGAAGAGATTGTAGAGTATGTCGGGAGAAAGCTTTCTGCGTTCAGGAATAGTATGAATGAGAATAGTCTGGATGCTTCAGCAGTATCGATGTTCGAAGAAGAGGAATCGGAACTCTGTTTCAATGACGAAGTTGGGATTCTTCCGGGGTCTCTCTCGGCAGGAGAGATAATCGATAGACTGTCTTCTTTTAAGGATCGGGCTCATGAACTCTCCGATGAAGTGGTAAACGTAATGGCCCTCATGGAAAACGTGCAAGTGAGCAAGCTCTTCATTTCGTCCAGGAAGGAACTCTCACAATCCTACATCTGGTCTCAAGGATATTTGTACGTCGTTGCCAGAAGGAACAAGAGGACCAAGTATAGTATGAAAGGTTTTTCGGGATTAAAGGGTCTGGAAGTTCTGGACGAGATGGAAGCATTCGTTGGAAAAGTCGTCGAGAATGCTAGACTCCTGCTCTCAGCCGAGAGAATAGATCCAGGTGAGTACGATGTAATTTGCTCGCCAGATGTTGCAGGATTGATTGCTCATGAAGCTTTCGGGCACGGAGTCGAAATGGACATGTTTGTGAAGGGGAGGGCAAAGGCAGTCGAGTACCTGGGAAAGCACGTTGCGTCTGAGTTAGTCACGATGCATGACGGTGCGGCCGGTGTAAGGGAAGTTTCATCTTACGCATTTGATGATGAAGGCAGTCTGGCAAAGGACACAGTGATAATTGAAAATGGAATCCTCAAGAGGGGAATTTCAGATTTGATTTCTGCATCTGTTCTTGGAACTGAGCCTACCGGCAACGGTAAGAGGGAATCGTTTGAGAGAAAAGCATATGCACGCATGACGAACACATATTTCTCTCCGGGAAAAGATGATCTAAGAGACATGATCGAATCAATAGATTATGGTTTTCTTCTTGAAGACTATTATAGCGGAATGGAAGATCCCAAAAACTGGGGGATTCAGTGCGTCATAGCCTACGGACGCGAGATTAAGAAAGGCCAGTTTACAGGTCGTATCGTATCTCCAGTAATGATGACAGGATATGTACCTTCATTGCTGAAGTCGATTTCTATGGTATCTGGAGATTTCAAGCTCTCAGGAACGGGAGCCTGCGGCAAAGGTCATAAGGAGTTCGCAAAAGTCTCTGCAGGTGGACCGTATATTAAGGCAAAAGCGAGGTTGGGATAA
- a CDS encoding nitroreductase family protein encodes MIIETIRMRHSTRKFLAYDLSEEEKERLMSFFRELPTLHSLHLKWTLRDLNKGSGVVFAPCPAKPNCLVEYGFQGEIIVLEVTKMGLGSCWNAGIREENSPAGIILGKEDSGKITLNDILTGMGRRKELETLVEGPLPEDERLLQILESCRLAPSSMNRQPWRFNVKNGDLYIWTKANMIGGSHWLDLGIVLSHAYITAQEFFSKVSIERAAGEKYRLIMK; translated from the coding sequence ATGATTATTGAGACAATAAGAATGAGGCATTCAACAAGGAAGTTCCTCGCTTACGACCTGTCTGAAGAGGAAAAGGAAAGGCTAATGAGCTTCTTCAGGGAGCTTCCTACTCTTCATTCTTTGCACCTGAAATGGACCCTAAGAGATCTAAACAAAGGATCGGGCGTTGTATTTGCACCGTGTCCCGCAAAGCCGAACTGCCTTGTAGAATATGGATTCCAGGGAGAAATCATTGTGTTGGAAGTGACCAAGATGGGATTAGGTAGTTGCTGGAATGCCGGGATTAGAGAGGAGAACTCTCCGGCTGGGATTATCCTTGGCAAGGAAGATTCAGGAAAAATAACCCTAAACGATATCCTTACCGGAATGGGGAGAAGGAAGGAGCTGGAAACTCTTGTCGAGGGACCGTTGCCCGAAGACGAGAGGCTGCTTCAAATATTGGAATCATGCAGACTTGCCCCTTCTTCAATGAACAGGCAACCCTGGAGATTCAACGTTAAGAATGGCGATCTATATATCTGGACCAAGGCAAACATGATTGGTGGCAGTCACTGGCTAGATCTTGGAATTGTCCTTTCTCATGCTTACATCACTGCACAGGAATTTTTTTCGAAGGTTTCTATAGAGAGGGCAGCAGGAGAAAAATACAGGTTGATCATGAAGTAA
- a CDS encoding DUF3795 domain-containing protein: MNMIAFCGIDCTQCETYRATLANDDSLRRETANRWTKDFGFDIAFSEINCCGCHSDIRFKLCDGCPFKSCCEEKGISNCGECDKYPCKTLERFLRSLPRAKLRLDLVHEQRYGSSDQER; this comes from the coding sequence ATGAATATGATAGCATTCTGTGGCATAGACTGCACTCAGTGTGAGACATACAGAGCCACTTTGGCTAATGATGATTCGTTGAGGAGAGAAACTGCAAATCGTTGGACGAAAGACTTTGGATTCGATATTGCATTCTCTGAAATCAATTGTTGCGGCTGCCACAGCGACATACGCTTCAAACTATGCGATGGATGCCCCTTCAAGAGCTGTTGTGAAGAGAAAGGAATTTCTAACTGCGGGGAATGCGACAAGTATCCGTGTAAAACCTTGGAAAGGTTCTTGAGATCGTTACCCAGAGCAAAACTACGACTGGATTTAGTTCATGAACAACGATACGGTTCCTCCGATCAGGAACGATGA
- a CDS encoding HAD family hydrolase: MIKGIVLDLFGTIVSNKRLFTPICSKMAADSGVELEEIERDFVDLYRRHFKNCHRLPFQPERYYYYLLITELIDKYELPGDMESYCNFMYDSFSKLPAYSDSKILKKMCREFTTAILTNADDVFVKKVIERNRIPHHVLLTSETARSYKPSEEIFKKILSLMGLEKPEVVFVGDSIQVDMLGASGAGIKGILIDRSKSYFDYVPRIESLEELPSLLRQL; encoded by the coding sequence ATGATTAAGGGAATCGTTCTTGATCTATTCGGGACTATTGTGAGTAACAAAAGGCTCTTCACACCTATTTGCTCAAAGATGGCGGCAGACTCTGGTGTTGAATTAGAGGAAATCGAGCGAGATTTCGTTGATCTTTACAGACGTCACTTCAAGAATTGCCATCGTTTGCCATTTCAGCCAGAAAGATATTACTATTACCTTCTGATAACGGAACTAATTGATAAATATGAGCTGCCCGGGGACATGGAATCATACTGCAATTTCATGTACGACTCCTTTTCAAAGCTTCCCGCCTATTCAGACTCTAAGATACTTAAGAAGATGTGCAGGGAGTTCACCACTGCGATTCTCACCAACGCCGATGATGTCTTCGTCAAGAAAGTGATTGAGAGAAACAGAATTCCTCACCACGTGCTGTTGACTTCGGAGACTGCGAGATCATACAAGCCTTCCGAAGAGATCTTCAAAAAGATCTTATCACTTATGGGACTAGAGAAACCTGAGGTTGTCTTTGTTGGCGACAGTATTCAGGTCGATATGCTTGGAGCTTCCGGCGCGGGAATAAAGGGAATACTTATCGATAGATCCAAATCATATTTTGACTACGTTCCTAGAATAGAAAGCCTGGAGGAGTTGCCTAGCCTGCTAAGGCAACTTTGA
- a CDS encoding metalloregulator ArsR/SmtB family transcription factor, translated as MSDLCPSREVHVDVNKYREIAEEVSGLSELFKVLSDETRTKIIFLLSEAELCTCDLAEILELTLPTISHHLKQLKSYRLVRNRREGKSVLYSLGDHHVIDLIHIAREHFQELSEGD; from the coding sequence GTGAGCGATCTGTGCCCGAGTAGAGAAGTTCATGTTGATGTGAACAAATATAGAGAGATTGCAGAGGAAGTTTCAGGACTCTCAGAACTCTTCAAGGTACTTTCAGATGAGACGCGAACAAAGATAATATTTCTTCTGTCTGAGGCCGAGTTATGTACTTGCGATCTGGCCGAAATTCTGGAGTTGACTCTCCCTACGATTTCTCACCATCTGAAGCAGCTTAAATCTTATCGACTTGTGAGAAATCGTAGGGAGGGGAAGTCAGTCTTATACTCTCTGGGTGACCATCACGTTATTGACCTCATACACATTGCCAGAGAGCACTTCCAGGAACTGTCGGAGGGCGATTAG
- a CDS encoding metallopeptidase TldD-related protein, which translates to MIETIVKNLEANSVDAWRIREENIESEEYFFVGNKVDLGRAKKVKKYEVTVYRDFEEGEKKYRGSSTVTMSPGTTVEEIVHSIQEAFFAAGFVKNPWYPMAPKFSRRFEAVEHDLHDLSRDAIGAIFDNGKPSNSWLNSVEIFVTKNGFRILNSEGLDVAFSKYRTYIESIVSSSGREEVELYDQLLLALPDVERIRERISRLLLLVSERANAVPTPALGRIPVVLTGEPAKEVMRYYLKQANARLKYDRISEAEPGDSVQSGESGDKITLEVVPELEGSYFSLPVDNDGFLIGKRTVIENGILKNYWGDIKYSHYLGIEPTGAVLNFSVGHGSLSIDEMRKVDHLEVTNFSAVDVDETTGDFGGEIRLGWYFDGSERIAVSGGSVTGNLRELESIYLSKETELDGDYYGPLSISIEGLKISGE; encoded by the coding sequence ATGATAGAGACTATTGTAAAGAACCTTGAAGCAAATTCAGTTGATGCATGGAGAATAAGGGAAGAGAACATTGAGAGTGAAGAGTATTTCTTTGTTGGGAACAAGGTCGATCTTGGAAGGGCGAAGAAGGTAAAGAAGTACGAAGTAACTGTCTACCGCGATTTTGAAGAGGGCGAAAAGAAATACAGAGGAAGCTCTACGGTTACCATGAGCCCTGGAACAACGGTTGAAGAAATCGTCCATTCAATACAGGAAGCCTTTTTTGCTGCAGGTTTCGTAAAGAATCCCTGGTATCCAATGGCGCCGAAGTTTTCACGGAGATTCGAAGCAGTCGAACATGACCTTCATGATCTTTCTAGAGATGCTATTGGAGCAATCTTTGACAATGGAAAACCGTCTAATTCATGGTTGAACTCTGTTGAGATTTTTGTGACGAAAAACGGGTTCCGCATTCTCAACTCTGAAGGTCTCGACGTGGCTTTTTCAAAATATAGAACATACATCGAAAGCATTGTAAGTTCTTCTGGCAGAGAAGAAGTCGAGCTGTACGATCAGTTGCTCCTTGCACTTCCCGATGTTGAACGTATAAGAGAAAGGATTTCCAGATTACTTCTGTTGGTCAGTGAAAGAGCTAATGCCGTTCCTACGCCAGCTTTAGGCAGGATACCGGTAGTACTTACCGGAGAGCCGGCCAAAGAGGTAATGCGATACTATTTGAAACAGGCAAATGCACGTCTTAAGTATGACAGGATATCCGAAGCTGAACCTGGAGACTCTGTTCAGTCAGGAGAATCGGGAGATAAGATAACTCTTGAAGTTGTGCCGGAACTTGAAGGTTCATACTTCAGCCTTCCTGTTGACAATGATGGTTTTCTCATTGGGAAAAGGACTGTTATCGAAAATGGGATTTTGAAGAATTACTGGGGTGACATCAAATATTCCCACTACCTGGGAATCGAACCAACAGGTGCTGTTCTGAACTTCTCGGTTGGTCATGGCAGTCTCAGCATTGACGAGATGCGAAAAGTAGATCATCTGGAGGTTACTAATTTTTCTGCAGTTGACGTTGATGAAACAACGGGCGATTTCGGAGGAGAGATCAGATTAGGCTGGTATTTCGATGGTTCGGAGAGAATCGCGGTATCGGGAGGTTCTGTGACCGGTAATCTAAGAGAACTTGAGTCAATCTATCTGTCGAAAGAGACAGAACTGGACGGAGATTACTATGGACCTCTCTCGATCTCTATAGAGGGGCTGAAGATTTCGGGTGAGTAG
- the ltaE gene encoding low-specificity L-threonine aldolase: MKWIDIRGDTVTVPGEEMRRVMADAEVGDDVYGDDPTVNRLEEIASGILGKEAALFVPSGTFGNQLSILTHTLRGDEVIIPASNHIIVHEAGASAVIAGVQMRTLDCDDGMPSVERIRKAIRSEDLHYPRTGLICLENAHSSGRLLPMEYMKQVYKLARERSIPLHLDGARIFNAAITAEVSPAEIAAQSDSVMFCLSKGLGAPIGSMLVGTKEFIKKARKGRKIMGGAMRQAGIIAAAGVFALEKMIDRLSEDHRNARFLAEGLSTIPGIEVFSERLDINMVFFKLNNKARSRLIVETLLEKGIKINPPEGGEWRFVTNLNVSRDDLERVVTEFESALKVALAG, translated from the coding sequence GTGAAGTGGATAGACATCAGAGGTGATACAGTTACGGTCCCCGGCGAAGAAATGCGCAGGGTAATGGCCGATGCAGAAGTGGGAGACGACGTTTATGGAGACGATCCGACAGTAAACAGGCTAGAAGAGATAGCCTCGGGCATACTCGGAAAAGAGGCCGCACTCTTTGTTCCATCCGGGACTTTTGGGAATCAACTTTCAATCCTGACACATACATTAAGAGGCGATGAGGTGATCATACCTGCTTCAAATCACATTATTGTTCACGAGGCAGGTGCTTCTGCTGTGATAGCCGGAGTTCAAATGAGAACTCTTGATTGTGATGACGGCATGCCTTCGGTGGAAAGAATCAGGAAAGCGATCAGGTCGGAAGATCTTCACTATCCGAGAACGGGCCTAATCTGCCTGGAGAACGCACATTCCAGCGGACGTTTACTCCCCATGGAATACATGAAGCAAGTCTATAAACTTGCAAGAGAGAGAAGCATTCCTCTCCATCTTGACGGTGCGCGAATCTTCAACGCTGCGATTACTGCTGAAGTAAGCCCGGCAGAAATCGCTGCTCAGTCAGATTCAGTCATGTTCTGTCTCTCTAAAGGTCTCGGCGCACCGATAGGTTCAATGCTTGTCGGCACGAAAGAGTTCATAAAAAAGGCTAGAAAGGGAAGAAAGATTATGGGCGGTGCTATGCGTCAGGCCGGAATTATTGCCGCTGCAGGAGTTTTCGCTCTGGAGAAAATGATCGATCGTCTCTCGGAAGATCACAGAAACGCAAGATTTCTCGCCGAAGGTCTGTCAACGATACCTGGCATAGAGGTTTTCTCTGAGAGGCTGGACATTAACATGGTCTTCTTCAAGCTCAATAACAAGGCACGTTCAAGACTCATAGTTGAGACGCTTCTAGAAAAGGGTATAAAGATAAACCCTCCCGAGGGTGGTGAATGGCGATTCGTGACGAATCTTAACGTTTCACGAGACGATCTTGAAAGAGTCGTCACAGAATTCGAAAGTGCGCTCAAAGTTGCCTTAGCAGGCTAG
- a CDS encoding acyl-[acyl-carrier-protein] thioesterase — MKPLVTEEVYRVRYYELKNDWKASISSIMDYFNDIVTLQTVQVGHGVDVMSKGEYAWLLLRWEIRVDRYPDYMESVVVRTVPHSMDRYYAYRCFEIHDTSGACIVEADSQWILIDQKKRRPVRIGEEFYRRYGVDTDFHQPLSFTKIPEPEAADMEVSLRVRQSDLDTNGHSNNVSYVKWIIETVPREIENKHLQRLAIRYIHESRRDDEIAVTSTFRKCNNFVEGMHRISNGERLLTLARTEWI, encoded by the coding sequence TTGAAACCATTGGTAACGGAAGAGGTTTACAGAGTACGGTATTATGAACTGAAAAATGACTGGAAGGCTTCAATTTCATCTATTATGGATTATTTCAACGACATTGTGACATTGCAGACGGTGCAAGTTGGCCATGGAGTCGACGTAATGAGCAAAGGAGAATATGCATGGCTTCTGCTTCGCTGGGAAATAAGGGTCGACAGGTACCCTGACTACATGGAGAGTGTTGTTGTTCGAACTGTTCCGCATTCGATGGACAGGTACTACGCTTACAGGTGTTTCGAAATCCATGATACTTCAGGTGCATGCATTGTAGAAGCAGACTCTCAGTGGATTTTGATCGATCAGAAGAAGCGGAGACCGGTTCGGATAGGGGAAGAGTTCTATAGAAGATACGGTGTTGACACTGACTTCCATCAACCTCTCTCTTTCACGAAAATTCCCGAACCGGAAGCCGCGGATATGGAAGTCTCTCTAAGAGTTCGCCAGTCGGATTTGGACACAAATGGACATTCAAACAATGTATCGTATGTCAAATGGATAATTGAGACAGTTCCGAGAGAAATCGAGAACAAGCATCTGCAAAGGCTTGCAATTAGATACATACACGAGTCGAGAAGAGACGATGAGATTGCAGTAACTAGCACCTTCAGAAAATGTAATAATTTCGTTGAGGGAATGCACCGGATTAGCAACGGTGAAAGATTGCTGACATTGGCTAGGACTGAATGGATATGA
- a CDS encoding heavy metal translocating P-type ATPase — translation MKKYRIEGLDCPKCAAKLEDQLKRSGVDARIDFSSSTLIIDSQTFEEVEEIIHKHSPKITLLQSSGVEQDLPVKELMRLLFSGALFFIALVFSPFLHGNNELLEYGLFVTAYLAAGGNTVLKASRNLLKGDLFDESFLMTIATMGAFAIHELPEAVAVMIFYSFGELLEAIALRKSRRSVKELIDLRAEEVNQIIDGKLRTVPAGQIEPGDRYVVRPGERIPIDGLINSGSTWIDKSLLTGESSHVPVKEGDTVLAGTINKSGVIEITASTNLQKSYTSRMLELVEEGTSRKSNKERFITRFSRLYTPIVVSIATAIAVFPPLLFGGELSDWVHKALILLVISCPCALVISVPLSYFVGIGKASKEGILFKGSNYLESLCKVDAIFIDKTGTLTRGKPEISQIETSGRYNKRELLEYATLMESYSTHPVASSFRELIPEIPEEMKISHLTEIAGKGITAEINGKKMGIGNSSLLRDIGIDYEERGESGKIFLSIDGRVEGVFTLSDVLKDDSADALIKLRELGIHEIVMLTGDSQDNAASISAKLDLDSLISEATPEDKMKAVESAIDSGKLTAFVGDGINDAPVIARADVGIAMGASGADATIETADVVLSNDSLSKVARAIEISRFTNTTAIQNIVMSIGIKILFVTLGTLGLMNMWGAVFADVGVTLLAVLNSLRLLGE, via the coding sequence ATGAAGAAATACAGAATAGAAGGACTTGATTGTCCGAAATGTGCAGCCAAACTGGAGGATCAGCTAAAGAGATCGGGCGTTGATGCTAGAATAGATTTCTCTTCTTCGACACTAATAATCGATAGTCAGACTTTCGAAGAAGTCGAAGAAATCATTCACAAACATTCTCCGAAGATAACTTTGCTGCAATCTTCCGGGGTTGAGCAAGACTTACCCGTCAAGGAACTAATGAGACTACTCTTCTCAGGAGCCCTGTTTTTCATTGCTTTGGTCTTTTCTCCCTTTCTCCATGGGAACAATGAATTGCTGGAATATGGTTTGTTTGTGACTGCATACCTTGCCGCTGGGGGAAATACCGTCCTAAAGGCTTCCAGAAATCTCCTCAAGGGCGACTTGTTCGACGAGAGTTTCCTCATGACCATCGCCACTATGGGCGCATTTGCGATCCACGAATTGCCGGAAGCTGTTGCCGTGATGATCTTTTACAGTTTTGGAGAGCTTCTGGAAGCAATCGCCCTGAGAAAATCAAGAAGATCAGTGAAGGAACTGATAGATTTAAGGGCTGAAGAGGTCAATCAGATCATTGACGGAAAACTTCGGACTGTGCCGGCAGGTCAGATCGAACCGGGTGATAGATATGTTGTCAGACCGGGAGAGAGAATTCCCATTGACGGCCTCATCAACTCTGGAAGCACCTGGATAGATAAATCACTTCTTACAGGAGAAAGCAGTCACGTGCCTGTAAAAGAAGGCGATACAGTTCTTGCCGGAACCATAAACAAGTCAGGTGTAATAGAAATCACTGCATCAACAAATCTTCAGAAATCTTACACTAGCAGAATGCTGGAGTTAGTTGAAGAGGGGACTTCAAGAAAATCTAACAAGGAGCGGTTCATTACTAGGTTCTCGAGACTGTACACACCTATTGTGGTCTCCATTGCAACTGCAATAGCGGTGTTTCCTCCTCTGCTGTTCGGAGGGGAACTCTCAGACTGGGTTCATAAGGCCTTGATCCTTCTTGTCATTTCCTGTCCCTGTGCATTAGTCATCTCTGTTCCGTTAAGCTACTTCGTCGGTATTGGAAAGGCCTCAAAAGAGGGAATATTGTTCAAGGGGAGTAATTATCTGGAATCTCTCTGCAAGGTTGACGCGATTTTCATAGACAAAACGGGAACACTGACCAGGGGAAAGCCAGAGATCTCTCAAATAGAGACTTCTGGCCGATATAACAAGAGGGAGTTATTGGAATACGCAACCCTAATGGAAAGCTACTCCACTCATCCAGTGGCAAGTTCTTTTAGAGAACTCATTCCAGAGATTCCCGAAGAAATGAAAATCTCCCACCTTACTGAAATCGCAGGAAAAGGTATCACAGCAGAAATCAACGGCAAGAAAATGGGCATTGGCAACTCATCTCTGCTAAGAGATATCGGAATCGATTATGAAGAGCGAGGCGAATCAGGAAAGATATTTCTTTCCATTGATGGCAGAGTAGAGGGAGTATTTACTCTGTCAGACGTTTTGAAGGACGATTCTGCCGATGCCCTCATCAAGCTTAGAGAACTCGGAATTCATGAGATAGTAATGCTTACGGGTGATAGTCAAGATAATGCTGCTTCTATATCGGCCAAACTGGACCTTGACAGTCTGATTTCCGAAGCGACTCCCGAAGACAAAATGAAAGCAGTGGAATCAGCAATTGATAGTGGAAAACTAACCGCATTTGTTGGCGACGGAATAAATGATGCACCTGTAATTGCAAGGGCCGATGTTGGAATTGCCATGGGGGCTTCGGGCGCCGACGCAACAATCGAAACGGCAGACGTCGTTCTCTCAAATGATTCGCTCTCGAAAGTCGCAAGAGCAATAGAGATATCGAGGTTCACTAACACCACCGCAATTCAGAACATTGTGATGTCCATAGGGATCAAGATTCTTTTTGTGACTCTAGGCACTTTAGGCTTAATGAACATGTGGGGGGCAGTATTCGCTGATGTGGGGGTTACTCTACTGGCCGTTCTCAATTCTCTTAGGTTGCTCGGAGAATAA